The sequence below is a genomic window from Fibrobacter sp..
AATAAGGCTTCCTTCGGGATATTCCTTGCCTTGAGGCACCAAGGCCCCTGCGGCAACCACGGAATTCTTGCGAATCCGGGCCCCGTCCATGACAATGGCTCCCATTCCGATTAGGACATTATCCTCGATATCACAGGCGTGGATAATTGCGTTATGACCAACCGTGACCTCATTTCCGATATGGACCCCAACATCCTTGGACAAGTGTACGCTCACGTTATCCTGGATATTGGTTCGGCAACCGATACGAATTTCTGCCAGGTCCGCACGGATGACTGCGTTGTAGAAAACAGAGGAATCATCCCCGATTTCAACGTCACCGATAAGACGGGCTCCCTCAGCCAAGAAAACCCGTTCTCCAAGAACAGGTTTCATGCCTTTATATTCAATTATGCTAGCCATACCAACAATGTATAATATTTCCCGACAAAAAATCGGGCAGTTGGCTAAATATCAAAGAATAGGGAAATATAGGGGCCTTGACCAAAATTAGTGATGATGGAATAGCCACCTTCAAGACCAAGGAATCCAGACTTGATATAGGCTCCAGTCCTGTAAACCGTACTTAAGACGGAACTTCCATCAATAT
It includes:
- a CDS encoding gamma carbonic anhydrase family protein; the encoded protein is MASIIEYKGMKPVLGERVFLAEGARLIGDVEIGDDSSVFYNAVIRADLAEIRIGCRTNIQDNVSVHLSKDVGVHIGNEVTVGHNAIIHACDIEDNVLIGMGAIVMDGARIRKNSVVAAGALVPQGKEYPEGSLIVGAPARVARTLTDEEIRKFHDGVLHYIEAKDELLKAQQR